Within Deltaproteobacteria bacterium, the genomic segment TGTCGGCTATGGAACCTTCGCTCCCATAATAACGGAAAGGATTGCCGAGCATAAGATCCACTCCGAGACCTTTCAGGTTACGGCCCAGGCGGCTGAAAGGATTCAGGAACAAAAAAACCGCGGGAAGCGGATTATAGCCGTGGGAACCACCTGTGTCCGGGTTTTGGAATACCAGGCCATGAAATATGGGACAATAAAACCCGGCGAAGGAGAATGCGATCTTTTTATTACCCCGGGCTTTGACTTTCAAGTGATAGATGGATTGATCACCAACTTCCATTTACCAAGGACCACGTTGCTTTTACTCGTTTCCGCCTTTGCCGGCCGGGAAAAGATTCTCCGGGCCTATCAAGAGGCCATCGAGCAGGGATACCGGTTTTACAGCTATGGCGATGCCATGCTGATTATCTAAGCGAACAGCGGTCAGCAATCAGCAGACAGCCAATGAAAAAGGTTGAAAGCTGAAAGCTGACCCCTGACCGCTGAAAGCTGTTAATGTTTTCTTTTCAAGTCGCACATCATGAAGCCCATAGCGGTGCCAGGAGCGGAAGGATCGAGACCGGCCATGGGGTAATCCGCACCCCGGTATTCATGCCGGTAGGGACACAAGGTTCGGTAAAAGCCTTGACGCCGGAGGATCTTCGGTCCCTGGGGGTTGAAATTATCCTGGCCAATACCTATCATCTTTACTTACGACCTGGTCATGAACGCATTGCCCGTTTGGGGGGACTGCATCATTTTATGCATTGGCCGGGATCGATCCTGACCGACAGCGGGGGCTATCAGGTTTACAGCCTGGGGGCCTTAAGAAAGATCAAGCCGGAAGGGGTCTCTTTTCGTTCTCATTTAGACGGCTCCAGTCATTTTTTGAGCCCCGAATTGGCCGTTCAAATTCAGGAGGCCCTGGGATCGGATATTGCCATGTGTCTGGATGAATGCACCCCCTATCCGGTCCAATATGACTATGCCCGTTATTCCCATGAATTGACCCGGGACTGGGCCTTACGCTGTAAAGAGGCCCATAAAAAGGAAGGGCAGGCCCTGTTCGGGATCATCCAGGGAAGCACCTTTAAAGACCTGAGAAAAGAGAGCACCGAATCGATCGTAACCATCGGCTTTGACGGATATGCCCTGGGGGGCTTAAGTGTGGGGGAGGAAAAGACGCAGCGGCAGGAAATCATTGCCTATACCCTGCCCCTGTTGCCTGAGGTAAAACCCAGGTATCTGATGGGACTGGGTACGCCGGAAGATCTGGTGGAAGGCGTAGGGCTGGGGGCCGATATGTTTGATTGCGTCCTGCCTACCCGTAACGCCCGAAACGGGATGCTGTTTACCAGGAAGGGGCCGGTTATCATTAAAAAGGCCGAATATGCCGAAGACCCGCAGCCTATTGACCCGGAATGTAGCTGTTATACCTGCCGGAATTATTCCCGGGCCTATCTGCGTCATTTATATGTTTCTAAAGAATTGCTTTCTTATCGGCTGAATACTTTGCATAATATCCATTATTTTATGGAGCTGATGCAGGCCCTTCAGGAAGCCATAGCCCAGGATCGTTTCCTGGAATTTAAAAAAGAATTTTATAACCAAAGAAAGGAGTAATATTGATGAATCTGTTTACAGGTGTTGCCGAAGCCATGGGGCTTCCGGGGACGGGGGGATCCGGTGGTTCAGGAGCAGGGGGATTTGCCGGGATGATCCCTCTGGTGTTGATGTTTGTGATTTTTTATTTCTTGCTGATCCGACCTCAGCAGAAAAAGGCCAAACAACATAAAGCCTTGTTGTCCAATCTGAAACGAGGGGATTCGGTGATCACCAGCGGGGGAATCTACGGCCGTATCGCCGAGATCAACGATAACGTTATTGTTCTGGAGGTGGCGGATAAGGTGCGCATCAAAGTGGCCAGAAGTTTTGTGTCGGGCCTGGCCGGGACCGCTCAGGAAGCCCCTCCCCAGCCACCGAAACCGGCGTAATCTGGTCTATTTGGTCATTTGGTCTCTCTGGTCTTTTTGGTCATTTAGTTATTTTGTTTTATTAGACTAAATAGACGAAACAGACCAGACAAACTAGACAGACGAGAAAATGGATCGCAGCTCTCTCTATTACTGGCTGGCCTTAAACCGGATCAGCGGGGTAGGACAGGTCAGCTTCGCCCGTCTTCTGGAAAGATATGGTTCTCCGGAAAAGGTTTTTCAGGCCGAGATGGAGGATTTAGAATCCGTCGAAGGGATGAGGAAGAATACCGCCCTGGCCATCGTTAAATTTAAAAGGGCGGAAAAGATCGACCGGGAGCTGGATGAACTGGAAAAACAAAGAGTGGGGGTGCTGACCATCCATGATCCCTTGTATCCCTTTCTATTAGCCAAGATCCATGATCCTCCCCCTTTTTTATATTATAAAGGCACCCCTTCCCTTCAGGATGGCCGCTCTCTGGGTGTGGTGGGTTCCCGGCATGGGTCTGATTATGGGGTCAGAATGACCGAAAGGCTGGCCTGGAGTCTGGCTAAAAATGGATTGACTATTGTCAGCGGTATGGCTCGAGGGATCGATACTGCGGCCCATCACGGGACTTTGATGGCCGGAGGCCGGACCGTGGCTATACTCGGTTCCGGACTGGATGTCATTTATCCACCGGAAAATGAAAAAATATATCACCAAATTACTGAGCAGGGTCTGGTTTGCTCCGAATATCCCCTGGGGACACTTCCGGAGCGTCAAAATTTTCCGGTTCGCAACCGGATTATCAGTGGTATGGCCCTGGGAGTGGTGATCGTCGAGGCCACCCAGCGGAGTGGTTCCCTGATTACGGCCCGGCTATCCCTGGACCAGGGCCGGGAGGTCTTTGCCGTTCCCGGAAGCATTGAATCTTTTAAAAGTTCCGGGACCCATCGGTTGATCAAACAAGGGGCCAAGCTGGTAGAAAATGCCCAGGATATATTAGAAGAACTGCGTTTGGAGGACCGGTCTGAACCGGTCGGGGAGGAATTGAGGGCCGTCGGGCCGGCTGTTGCACCCTCCCTTTCTCCGGAGGAAAAAACGATCTGGGATATCCTTTCCGGCGAAGCCCTTCACGTGGATCAGATAACCCGGCAGTCTGGGATAGGGATATCACGGACCTTATCATTATTGCTGGGGATGGAACTGAAGGGACTGATCAGGCAATTACCAGGGAAATATTTTGTGCGGCGGTGAATTGGTTTTGGACGCAGATGAACTCGGATCGGCAGAGGGCCGATCGTGCAGATTACCGAGATTCTAAATATAAAGGACTAACTGAAAAGAAAATTTTTAAAAATTGTTATCTGCGCGTATCGGCGAAAATCTGCGTCCGAATTAAAATCTAAGGAAGATGGAATAAGCATTATGGAAAAAGCGTTGCTGATTGTGGAGTCTCCTACCAAGGTTCGAACCATCAAAAAATATCTTGGCCCAGGATTTGAGGTCAAGGCGTCTCTCGGCCACATCAAAGATCTGCCGCAGAATAATCTTGGGGTGGATATCGAAAATAAGTTCAAACCGGAGTTTCAGGTTATTTCCGGAAAAAGCAAGATCCTGAAAGAATTAAAACAGGCGGCTCAAAAGATACGCCATATCTACCTGGCCCCGGACCCCGACCGGGAAGGAGAGGCCATAGCCTGGCATCTAGCCGAAGAATTAGCCGGTAAGGACAAGGAGTTCCACCGGGTTTTGTTCCATGAATTGTCTCCCAGGGCGATTCAGGAAGCCTTAAGCCACCCGGAGCATTTGAACGAACAGCGATTCCAATCTCAATTAGCCCGGAGGATTTTGGATCGTCTGGTGGGCTACCAGATTTCCCCTCTCCTCTGGGACAAAGTCAAGAGGGGTTTAAGCGCCGGACGGGTCCAGTCTGTGGCCGTGCGGGTCATCTGTGACCGGGAACGGGAAATTCAGGCCTTTGTTTCCAAAGAATACTGGTCGATCACCGCCGCACTCCGGGCCGACCTCCCTCCGGATTTTGAAGCCCGGCTGATCAAAGGGCAAGGGAAGGTCATCAAGATCATCCATGAAGAACAGGCCCGGACGATCGTTGATCGCCTGTCCCAAGAGCAGTTTCAGGTGGTTAAGATCGACAAGAAGGAGCGTAAACGCAATCCCCTGCCGCCTTTTACCACCAGCCAGATGCAGCAGGAGGCCTTTAGAAAATTACGCTTTCCGGCCAAAAAGACCATGTTTCTGGCCCAGAAACTCTATGAAGGGGTCGAGGTCGGTGACGAAGGACTGGTTGGTTTGATAACCTATATGCGTACCGACTCCACCCGGGTTTCTCAGGAAGCCTTAACGGCTGTCCGGAATTTTATTCAGGGCCAATACGGTCCGGAGTTCGTACCCGGTAAGCCCCATTTCTATACCAATAAAAAGTCGGCCCAGGATGCTCATGAAGCCATTCGTCCCACTTCTATGAATTTATCGCCGGACACCCTGGCCCCTCATCTGGAAAAGGACTTGTTGGGCCTTTATCGCCTGATCTGGAATAGATTCGTGGCCAGCCAGATGAAGGCCGCCATTTTCGATCAAACCTCGGTGGATATTCAGGCCGATGAATATTTGCTGCGGGCCACAGGTTCGATCCTGCGGTTCCCCGGTTTTACCACGGTTTATGAGGTAAGCAAAGATGTTGAAGCTACCGAGGACGAAGAAGAGAAAAAAGGCCAACTGCCGGATCTTAAACTGGAACAGATTCTGACCTTGCTTCAGCTTACCCCCAAGCAGCATTTTACCCAACCGCCCCCCCGTTACACGGAAGCCACTCTGGTCAAAGAATTGGAGGAAAAAGGGATTGGTCGCCCCAGCACCTACGCCGCTATCATTTCCACCATCCAGGACAAGGAATATGTCAGGAAGGAAAAATATTTTTTCCATCCCACGGAACTGGGTTTTTTGGTCAACGATCTCCTGGTAAAAAATTTCCCCGAAATCCTCGATGTCCAGTTTACGGCCCTGATGGAAAATAACCTGGATCAGATCGAAGAAGGGAAGATGGAATGGACTAAGGTCCTCCAGGATTTTTATCAGCCCTTTGCCCAGACCCTGGCCCGGGCCCGTACGGAAATGAAACAGGTGCGGGGAAAGGGAGTGAAGACCGATATCGCCTGCCCGAGCTGCGGCAAACCCATGACTATCCGAATCGGGAAAAACGGGCCTTTTCTGGCCTGTTCCGGATATCCGGAGTGTAAACAAACCCAGAATTTTATCCGGGATGAGAAAGGAACTATTCAGCCTGTTGCGGCCGAAGCCCCTCAAGTTTCGGATTCGGAAAAACAATGTCCCCAATGTGGAAAGCCCATGATCGTCCGTCAGGGACGGTTTGGGACCTTTTGGGCCTGTTCCGGATATCCGGAGTGTAAACAAACCCAACCCTTTTCATCCGCAGGAAAGGCCCCTGATTCCTCTCCAAAGGTTACCAGCGACCAGACCTGTCCCAAGTGCGGGGGTCCCATGGTGGTGAAAAATAACCGCTTCGGAGGGACCTTTCTGGCCTGTGAAAAATATCCGAAATGTAAAGGGGCCTTGCCGGTGACTACCGAGTTCCCCTGTTCTAATCCGGGTTGTACCGGCATGCTGGTTTCCCGGGTGGCCCGGAAAAAGGGACTCAAATTTTTTGGCTGCAGCCGCTTTCCGGAATGTAAATTCATGATCTGGGGAAAACCGGTCAAAGAAGCCTGCCCGAAGTGCGGGGCCCCCTTTTTAGTGGAAAAAACCACCAAAAAAGAAGGAACGGTCTGGGCTTGTGCCAAAAAAGAATGCGGGTATCAGCAGAAAAAGGGAGATGAATAAAGGGGGAAAGAAGTTTTTTTTAGATTCGCCAGGGCAAAAAGGCCTTCATGGTCCGGCCGATCTGCTGCAGCCAGGTTTGGGAGTAAATATAATTGACCATGAGACCGCAGGATTCAGTC encodes:
- the topA gene encoding type I DNA topoisomerase, encoding MEKALLIVESPTKVRTIKKYLGPGFEVKASLGHIKDLPQNNLGVDIENKFKPEFQVISGKSKILKELKQAAQKIRHIYLAPDPDREGEAIAWHLAEELAGKDKEFHRVLFHELSPRAIQEALSHPEHLNEQRFQSQLARRILDRLVGYQISPLLWDKVKRGLSAGRVQSVAVRVICDREREIQAFVSKEYWSITAALRADLPPDFEARLIKGQGKVIKIIHEEQARTIVDRLSQEQFQVVKIDKKERKRNPLPPFTTSQMQQEAFRKLRFPAKKTMFLAQKLYEGVEVGDEGLVGLITYMRTDSTRVSQEALTAVRNFIQGQYGPEFVPGKPHFYTNKKSAQDAHEAIRPTSMNLSPDTLAPHLEKDLLGLYRLIWNRFVASQMKAAIFDQTSVDIQADEYLLRATGSILRFPGFTTVYEVSKDVEATEDEEEKKGQLPDLKLEQILTLLQLTPKQHFTQPPPRYTEATLVKELEEKGIGRPSTYAAIISTIQDKEYVRKEKYFFHPTELGFLVNDLLVKNFPEILDVQFTALMENNLDQIEEGKMEWTKVLQDFYQPFAQTLARARTEMKQVRGKGVKTDIACPSCGKPMTIRIGKNGPFLACSGYPECKQTQNFIRDEKGTIQPVAAEAPQVSDSEKQCPQCGKPMIVRQGRFGTFWACSGYPECKQTQPFSSAGKAPDSSPKVTSDQTCPKCGGPMVVKNNRFGGTFLACEKYPKCKGALPVTTEFPCSNPGCTGMLVSRVARKKGLKFFGCSRFPECKFMIWGKPVKEACPKCGAPFLVEKTTKKEGTVWACAKKECGYQQKKGDE
- the tgt gene encoding tRNA guanosine(34) transglycosylase Tgt, which translates into the protein MFSFQVAHHEAHSGARSGRIETGHGVIRTPVFMPVGTQGSVKALTPEDLRSLGVEIILANTYHLYLRPGHERIARLGGLHHFMHWPGSILTDSGGYQVYSLGALRKIKPEGVSFRSHLDGSSHFLSPELAVQIQEALGSDIAMCLDECTPYPVQYDYARYSHELTRDWALRCKEAHKKEGQALFGIIQGSTFKDLRKESTESIVTIGFDGYALGGLSVGEEKTQRQEIIAYTLPLLPEVKPRYLMGLGTPEDLVEGVGLGADMFDCVLPTRNARNGMLFTRKGPVIIKKAEYAEDPQPIDPECSCYTCRNYSRAYLRHLYVSKELLSYRLNTLHNIHYFMELMQALQEAIAQDRFLEFKKEFYNQRKE
- the yajC gene encoding preprotein translocase subunit YajC, with the protein product MNLFTGVAEAMGLPGTGGSGGSGAGGFAGMIPLVLMFVIFYFLLIRPQQKKAKQHKALLSNLKRGDSVITSGGIYGRIAEINDNVIVLEVADKVRIKVARSFVSGLAGTAQEAPPQPPKPA
- the dprA gene encoding DNA-protecting protein DprA; translated protein: MDRSSLYYWLALNRISGVGQVSFARLLERYGSPEKVFQAEMEDLESVEGMRKNTALAIVKFKRAEKIDRELDELEKQRVGVLTIHDPLYPFLLAKIHDPPPFLYYKGTPSLQDGRSLGVVGSRHGSDYGVRMTERLAWSLAKNGLTIVSGMARGIDTAAHHGTLMAGGRTVAILGSGLDVIYPPENEKIYHQITEQGLVCSEYPLGTLPERQNFPVRNRIISGMALGVVIVEATQRSGSLITARLSLDQGREVFAVPGSIESFKSSGTHRLIKQGAKLVENAQDILEELRLEDRSEPVGEELRAVGPAVAPSLSPEEKTIWDILSGEALHVDQITRQSGIGISRTLSLLLGMELKGLIRQLPGKYFVRR